In the Panthera uncia isolate 11264 chromosome D2, Puncia_PCG_1.0, whole genome shotgun sequence genome, one interval contains:
- the RHOU gene encoding rho-related GTP-binding protein RhoU: MPPQQGDPAFPGRCEAPPVPPRRERGARGGPVVSVDGRPVRLQLCDTAGQDEFDKLRPLCYTNTDIFLLCFSVVSPSSFQNVSEKWVPEIRCHCPKAPIVLVGTQSDLREDVKVLIELDKCKEKPVPEEAAKLCAEEIKAASYIECSALTQKNLKEVFDAAIVAGIQYSDTQQQPKKRKSRTPDKMKNLSKSWWKKYCCVV, from the exons ATGCCCCCGCAGCAGGGGGACCCCGCATTCCCGGGCCGTTGCGAGGCGCCGCCCGTTCCGCCGCGCCGGGAGCGCGGGGCGCGCGGGGGGC CGGTGGTTTCTGTGGACGGACGGCCTGTGAGACTCCAGCTCTGTGACACTGCCGGGCAG GATGAGTTTGACAAACTCAGGCCCCTCTGCTACACCAACACGGACATCTTTCTTCTGTGCTTCAGTGTGGTGAGCCCCTCATCCTTCCAGAACGTCAGTGAGAAGTGGGTGCCCGAGATCCGATGCCACTGTCCCAAAGCCCCCATCGTCCTCGTTGGAACTCAGTCGGATCTCAGAGAAGACGTCAAAGTCCTCATTGAGCTGGACAAATGCAAAGAGAAGCCGGTGCCTGAAGAGGCAGCTAAGCTGTGCGCCGAGGAGATCAAAGCCGCCTCCTACATCGAGTGTTCGGCCTTGACTCAGAAAAACCTCAAAGAGGTCTTTGACGCGGCCATTGTCGCCGGCATCCAGTACTCAGACACTCAGCAACAGCCAAAGAAGCGCAAAAGCAGGACTCCTGACAAAATGAAAAACCTCTCCAAGTCCTGGTGGAAAAAGTACTGCTGTGTCGTATGA